GGGCGAAGCCAGATTGATATTAACCAGCTTCACCTCAAAATGCTGGGTGAAAAACTCATCTGTCAAATGGAGCAGATCTCCTATCCCGTGAAGCAGGGAATAGAAGACAAAGTCGTTGTGACAGGGCGCAAGGATGACCGAGTCGAACAGATAAGGCATTGCAATAAAAAAGCCTATCAGCAGAACAAACCATATCCCGCATACCCGGAACAGCACACGACGTAATTCGTCTATGTGATCCCAGAAAGTCATTTCAGCCATGTGTGCTTATTTTTTCTCTTCGTCCGAGGGCTTCTCAATTTCTTCCTTAGTCTTTTTTATCTCATCTTCGGCTTCTCTCATGCCATCTTTAAAGCTTTTCACTCCTTTACCAAGTCCTTTCATCAGTTCAGGGATTTTCTTTCCACCAAAAAGAAGAACTACGATTAAACCTAAAACAAGAATTTCAGGGAATCCAAGATTCATAAAAAGTAATATACTATTTAACATACAGGTAGTTTATAAGTTTTTTTATTAATAAAACCGGAGGCAAAGCTAAATAAAAGAAGCTAAACAACAAACTTTTTCCTATTTATTTAATATCTCTGCCTCACATAAAAATTAATCCTGAAAATAAACCCTCTTCACACGAGAAGAAACACTTGTAAGAATCTCATAAGGAATGGTTTCCAAAATGTCTGAAAGAACAGTAATAGGAAGCTCATCGCCAAAAATAACAGCCTTATCACCTTCCTTACAGTCTATATCTGTAACATCGATCATGCAGACATCCATACATATATTACCCACATAAGGTGCTTTCTTTCCATTAACCATGCAATAGGCATTTCCATTGCCCAAGTGACGGTTAAGCCCGTCGGCATATCCGATAGGAATGGCGGCAATACGGGAATCACGTTCAATATGTCCGTTACGGCTATACCCAATGGTATCATCTTTAGGCACATCACGTATCTGAAGAATGGTGGTTTTCAGGGTGCTAACATTATTAATAATAGAGTTATCTACCGCACTGACTCCATAAAGTCCGATACCCAGACGTACCATATCAAACTGAGCTCCGGGGAATCGTTCAATACCTGCTGAGTTACA
This genomic interval from uncultured Bacteroides sp. contains the following:
- the tatA gene encoding twin-arginine translocase TatA/TatE family subunit: MLNSILLFMNLGFPEILVLGLIVVLLFGGKKIPELMKGLGKGVKSFKDGMREAEDEIKKTKEEIEKPSDEEKK